One region of Solanum pennellii chromosome 6, SPENNV200 genomic DNA includes:
- the LOC107023250 gene encoding SWI/SNF complex subunit SWI3C — protein sequence MPASSSETRNRWRKRKREPLISRKSKNQHDDDGFEDEEDEEDIEQQEMEDEHQNPNNSVDRSYSSVELVSESRDRINEFPLVVRRAVTRPHSSVLNIVATEKAGLSGESRQSGLVLENISYGQLQALSAVPADSHSLLTEERGGEGSGSGSYVITPPQILPGRGVIKHYGSAGRIHVVPMHADWFSPNTVHRLERQVVPHFFSGKSAEHTPEKYMECRNCIVAKYMESPVKHLSVDDCHEIVGGISADDVTRIARFLDHWGIINYCAVPPKDEAQKDGTYLYEDTNGDLCVPAAGLKSIDSLVQFDKPKCRLKAKDIYPELERDCDDDSDFDNSIREILSEIRCNCCSRPVSLAHYQSQKEMDILLCLDCFHEGRFIAGHSSLDFVKVSSMKDYGDLDGDTWTDQETLLLLEGMQLYNENWNQIAEHVGTKSKAQCILHFVRLPLDGAALDNIELPGASGPSRSKTGEDRNKSHSTLNGNLAGPSTGNLDSDSKFPFENCGNPVMSLVAFLASAVGPRVAAACAHASLAALSKDDTLTASQNMTQMDGSTTNNGISVGGMPGKNESPHGDVGSSYQRKDDKAGGQGPWGQHDAGGTPLSTESVRAAAKVGLAAAAVKSKLFADHEEREIQRLSANIVNHQLKRLELKLKQFAEVETLLMKECEQLERTRQRFFGERARIMTTQPGSVRVSRPMGVSGAGAAVVNNTGNSRQQVSGPPQQNFIAGYGNNQPMHPQMSFMQQQGIYGFGPRLPLSAIHPSSSTPSMFNAPASSQPALSHSMLRPVSGTKTGLG from the exons ATGCCAGCTTCCTCCTCAG AGACGAGGAATAGATGGAGGAAGAGAAAGCGGGAGCCATTAATTTCGAGGAAATCGAAGAACCAACATGATGATGACGGGTTTGAAGATGAGGAGGATGAGGAAGACATTGAACAGCAGGAGATGGAAGATGAACATCAAAACCCTAACAATTCAGTGGATCGAAGTTACTCTTCTGTTGAGTTGGTGTCAGAAAGTAGGGACCGGATTAATGAGTTTCCTTTGGTAGTGAGACGAGCCGTGACTCGGCCTCATTCATCTGTGCTGAATATTGTGGCAACAGAGAAGGCTGGGTTGAGTGGGGAGAGCAGACAAAGTGGGTTGGTTTTGGAGAACATATCGTATGGGCAGCTTCAGGCGCTTTCAGCTGTGCCTGCAGATAGTCACTCTTTGTTGACTGAGGAAAGAGGCGGGGAAGGTAGTGGGAGTGGTTCATATGTCATCACTCCTCCGCAGATATTGCCGGGGCGTGGTGTTATTAAGCATTATGGTAGTGCAGGTCGAATCCATGTTGTGCCAATGCACGCAG ATTGGTTTTCACCTAATACCGTGCACAGATTGGAAAGACAAGTGGTGCCACATTTTTTCTCTGGGAAGTCAGCTGAACATACACCCGAAAAATACATGGAATGTAGAAATTGTATTGTTGCAAAGTACATGGAGTCTCCTGTAAAGCACTTGTCAGTTGATGATTGCCATGAAATAGTAGGTGGTATTAGTGCTGATGATGTAACTCGAATTGCAAGATTTCTTGATCATTGGGGGATCATCAACTACTGTGCTGTTCCTCCTAAAGATGAGGCTCAAAAAGATGGCACATATTTGTATGAGGACACAAACGGTGATCTCTGTGTTCCAGCAGCTGGTTTGAAGTCTATTGACAGCTTAGTCCAATTTGACAAGCCTAAATGTCGGCTGAAGGCTAAAGATATTTATCCTGAACTTGAGCGTGACTGCGATGACGACTCTGATTTTGACAACTCAATCCGAGAAATCTTGTCTGAAATTAGATGCAATTGTTGTTCTCGGCCTGTTTCACTAGCGCATTATCAGTCACAGAAAGAG ATGGATATTCTATTGTGTTTGGATTGCTTCCATGAGGGTAGGTTTATTGCTGGTCACTCTAGCTTGGATTTTGTCAAAGTGAGCTCTATGAAAGATTATGGAGATCTAGATGGAGATACTTGGACTGACCAGGAAACACTATTGCTTCTCGAGGGAATGCAACTCTACAATGAAAACTGGAATCAAATTGCAGAACATGTTGGCACCAAGTCAAAGGCACAGTGCATCCTTCATTTTGTCCGCCTGCCTTTGGATGGTGCCGCATTAGACAATATTGAACTTCCAGGTGCATCTGGTCCCTCTAGGTCTAAGACAGGTGAAGATCGTAATAAATCTCATTCAACTTTGAATGGGAATCTTGCAG GACCAAGCACTGGAAACCTTGATTCTGATAGCAAATTTCCATTTGAGAACTGTGGAAATCCAGTAATGTCCCTG GTTGCTTTTCTGGCATCTGCTGTTGGACCGAGAGTTGCTGCAGCATGTGCCCATGCATCCTTGGCAGCTTTATCCAAGGATGATACTTTAACTGCATCACAGAACATGACTCAGATGGATGGATCCACAACAAATAATGG GATCAGTGTAGGAGGAATGCCTGGAAAGAATGAAAGTCCTCATGGAGATGTTGGAAGTTCGTATCAGCGAAAAG ATGATAAGGCAGGAGGACAAGGTCCATGGGGTCAACATGATGCTGGAGGGACTCCATTATCCACTGAAAGTGTAAGAGCTGCTGCTAAAGTTGGTCTTGCAGCTGCAGCTGTAAAATCAAAGCTTTTTGCTGACCATGAAGAACGTGAGATTCAGCGGTTATCTGCAAACATAGTCAACCATCAG TTGAAGAGGTTAGAGCTGAAGCTGAAGCAGTTTGCTGAGGTGGAGACCTTGCTAATGAAAGAATGTGAACAATTGGAGAGAACAAGGCAACGCTTTTTTGGAGAACGTGCTCGGATAATGACAACTCAACCTGGTTCGGTGCGTGTATCCCGACCAATGGGTGTGTCTGGTGCTGGTGCAGCAGTGGTCAATAATACAGGAAATAGTAGGCAACAAGTTTCAGGTCCTCCACAACAAAATTTTATTGCTGGATATGGAAACAACCAACCAATGCACCCTCAAATGTCATTTATGCAGCAACAGGGAATTTATGGATTTGGGCCTCGGCTGCCACTCTCAGCGATTCACCCATCCTCTTCAACACCCAGCATGTTTAATGCACCAGCAAGTTCCCAGCCCGCTCTCAGTCATTCAATGCTTAGACCTGTATCTGGGACAAAAACAGGTTTAGGTTGA